In Paraburkholderia bryophila, a single genomic region encodes these proteins:
- a CDS encoding UDP-N-acetylglucosamine 1-carboxyvinyltransferase, which yields MSNLIVHGGLPLRGEITPSANKNAVLPILCATLLTDQPVRLIGVPEITDVKKILDIFRALGSDVSVDFSTGLLDLHHHATTFDPATHKLPEEMRSSIMLVPPLLARFNVARLESDVKGCTLGVREIDPHVEVFERFGARVTRTDESLIVRTERRMAANDHWLDYASVTTTENFALCAAAAEGTSTLTNAASEPHVQEFCRFLAMLGVGIDGIGTSRLSVTGGKRLGGGEFRFSEDFHEIATFLALGAITGGDIAVRNSAPEQFPLIDRTFAKFGVDVVHRDGWSRAHGNGALQVRRPFTQNILTKVEAAPWPYVPVDLLPIFVALGVKAEGSAMFWNKVYDGAMGWTSELSKFGAHVFLSDPHRLITFGGLTLSPARVESPYIIRVAIALLMVAASIEGRSEIMNALPIRRAHPRFVENLRSVGANVEWTSSE from the coding sequence ATGTCCAACCTGATCGTCCACGGCGGACTGCCGTTACGCGGCGAAATCACGCCGTCCGCCAACAAGAACGCTGTTCTGCCGATTCTCTGCGCTACCCTCCTCACCGACCAACCGGTACGCCTGATCGGCGTGCCGGAGATCACCGACGTCAAGAAAATCCTCGACATCTTCCGCGCGCTGGGCAGCGATGTGTCGGTGGATTTCTCGACCGGGCTGCTCGATCTGCATCACCACGCCACCACCTTCGATCCGGCCACGCACAAGCTGCCCGAGGAGATGCGCTCGTCGATCATGCTGGTGCCGCCGCTGCTCGCGCGTTTCAACGTGGCGCGACTCGAAAGCGATGTGAAAGGCTGCACGCTCGGCGTGCGCGAGATCGATCCGCACGTCGAGGTGTTCGAGCGTTTCGGCGCTCGCGTCACCCGCACCGACGAGTCGCTGATCGTGCGCACCGAACGGCGCATGGCCGCCAACGATCACTGGCTCGACTACGCGTCGGTCACCACCACTGAAAACTTCGCGCTGTGCGCGGCGGCTGCCGAAGGCACCTCCACGCTCACCAACGCGGCGTCCGAGCCGCACGTGCAGGAGTTCTGCCGCTTTCTCGCGATGCTCGGCGTGGGCATCGACGGCATCGGCACCTCGCGGCTCAGCGTGACGGGCGGCAAGCGCCTGGGCGGCGGCGAGTTCCGTTTCAGCGAAGACTTCCACGAAATCGCCACGTTTCTCGCGCTGGGCGCGATCACCGGCGGCGACATCGCGGTCAGGAACTCGGCGCCCGAGCAGTTCCCGCTGATCGACCGCACGTTCGCGAAGTTCGGCGTCGACGTGGTGCATCGCGACGGCTGGTCGCGCGCGCATGGCAACGGCGCGCTGCAGGTGCGCCGGCCGTTCACGCAGAACATTCTCACCAAGGTCGAAGCCGCGCCGTGGCCGTATGTGCCGGTCGATCTGCTGCCGATCTTCGTCGCGCTCGGCGTGAAGGCCGAGGGCAGCGCGATGTTCTGGAACAAGGTCTACGACGGCGCAATGGGATGGACCAGCGAACTGTCCAAGTTCGGCGCGCACGTGTTCCTGTCCGATCCGCACCGGCTGATCACGTTCGGCGGCCTGACGCTGAGCCCGGCGCGGGTCGAAAGCCCGTACATCATCCGCGTGGCGATTGCGTTGCTGATGGTCGCGGCCAGTATTGAAGGACGCTCCGAGATCATGAATGCGCTGCCGATCCGCCGCGCGCATCCGCGCTTCGTTGAAAATTTGCGTTCGGTGGGTGCGAACGTGGAGTGGACCAGCAGCGAATAA
- a CDS encoding LysR substrate-binding domain-containing protein — MTLKSSTSPKSHIPPLASLRAFEATVRLGGFARAATELSVSTSAVSHQIRGLEDLLGARLLERSTGLGGIGLTEAGASLLPAVSHALSLLEEACSQVKGVPKKLTVAANGSFSSMWLARRLAEFSARYPETPLNAITLDGDPDFARHEVDVAIVHIHVDKVRADDLVLFREEVFPVCAPELHPFASKAVCRCRLLQETHENAPEFEWRNWKAQFGLPSDFDTKIVRYSGFSQVLGAAIGGAGIALGRLPLIEADLRSGRLMRLFPDLSRPASWCFVLRTAPERRHKLLEPLIEFLRLEAALPAAQVRSSAVAAGV; from the coding sequence ATGACCCTCAAGTCCTCCACGTCTCCCAAGTCGCATATCCCTCCGCTGGCCTCGCTGCGCGCTTTCGAGGCGACCGTGCGGCTCGGTGGCTTCGCCCGCGCGGCGACTGAGCTGAGTGTGTCGACCAGCGCGGTCAGCCATCAGATCCGCGGCCTCGAAGATCTGCTCGGCGCACGGCTGCTCGAACGCAGCACGGGCCTCGGCGGCATTGGCCTCACCGAGGCGGGCGCCAGCCTGCTGCCGGCCGTGAGCCACGCGCTGTCGCTGCTGGAAGAGGCCTGCTCGCAGGTCAAGGGCGTGCCGAAGAAACTGACCGTGGCCGCCAACGGCTCGTTTTCGTCGATGTGGCTCGCGCGCCGTCTCGCCGAATTTTCGGCACGCTATCCGGAGACGCCGCTGAACGCCATCACGCTGGACGGCGATCCGGACTTCGCCCGCCATGAGGTCGATGTCGCCATCGTGCATATCCATGTCGACAAAGTGCGCGCCGACGATCTCGTGCTGTTTCGCGAGGAGGTCTTCCCGGTCTGCGCGCCGGAACTGCATCCGTTCGCGTCGAAGGCGGTGTGCCGCTGCCGTCTGCTGCAGGAAACCCATGAGAACGCGCCCGAATTCGAGTGGCGCAACTGGAAGGCGCAGTTCGGCTTGCCCAGCGATTTCGACACCAAGATCGTCCGCTATAGCGGCTTCAGCCAGGTGCTCGGCGCGGCGATCGGCGGCGCCGGAATCGCGCTCGGACGCTTGCCGCTGATCGAAGCGGATCTGCGCAGCGGCCGTCTGATGCGGCTTTTTCCGGACCTGTCGCGACCGGCGTCGTGGTGCTTCGTGCTGCGCACGGCGCCGGAGCGTCGGCACAAGCTGCTCGAGCCGCTGATCGAGTTTCTGCGTCTGGAGGCCGCGTTGCCTGCGGCGCAGGTGCGTTCGTCGGCGGTGGCGGCGGGTGTGTAA
- a CDS encoding ABC transporter ATP-binding protein/permease, translated as MYFDGRLWAMLAGLRLRVAAAVGLGLIAMVFGVLRFVFLGRMLALAFQGAPVSQVALTAAGVAVCVLLRAALDHRRVVVAQHTAGRVQAVLRARLFDRIVDLGPAWFGAERTGGVMLAVIDGVEQLQTFFGAYVPQLIIAACAPLMIFAVLAWWDVPTAAVLLVAALATLGLPMLVHNADKQAAIARARAFKAFGEEFLDAVQGLPTLKAFGQSGAFAQKLAERARALSSSTFWVLALGLLTRFFTDLGTGLGAAAAIAVGAWRVSHGEMSLEALLIVLMAGTEVFRPLRDLRNVLHQGMIGQSAASAIHTLLEARSDAPATGAAQVPDLSPRITFEQVGFSYPGRRVIAHTGLSFEIAAGETVGIVGPSGAGKSTILRLLLRQHDAQAGTIRIGGQDIRTLDPDQIRGMIAIVAQDTTLFDGTIADNLRLGRHDAAEADMIAAAKAANIHDFIQALPDGYATRIGERGATLSGGQRQRIAIARALLRDAPILVLDEALSAVDAENEAVIQQALDRLMRGRTTLILAHRLSSVIGADRILVLDQGRVVESGKHAELIERSGVYQQLMGPQVSAPVERSTLAAPARAASRAAGPEERALAVDAAEIGWVDTLRSLLRFVRPWRTQLTLTVLCGIGRVLAFIGVGALGALVVAGIASGRPVTTLTIALLISAPVAATLHWLESWMAHAMAYRLLSEMRIALFAKLERLAPAYLLRRRSGDLVALATQDVETVEYFYAHTVAPAFVALLVPAAVLALLAWTAWPLALVLLPFLASAGLTPILARGKIDRLGGLARAALGQVGAHLTETIQGLAELIAFQATGRRRAVFLDDLATYQAQRSALQDDLSRQSAALEVATGLGGLAVALLGAVLAARGWFAHEWLPLLVLVSVAAFMPVAEIGQVARQLADTIASTRRLHVVESEPEPIVDGDQPVPANPSVRFDTVSFAYPGRSAAALDEVSFAVRPGSTVALVGASGAGKSTVANLLLRFWDPQQGRITLGGVDLRELHSDGLRRHIALVAQDTYLFNDTLEANIRLAGRDVSDADVRRALQRAALSDFVDSLPEGLATRVGERGVQLSGGQRQRVAIARAFLKDAPILIMDEATSHLDTISEQQIRAALEELMSQRTSIIIAHRLSTIQNADTILVMDAGRVVEAGSHEELLAARGAYARLVANQSWMVTA; from the coding sequence ATGTATTTCGACGGCAGATTATGGGCGATGCTGGCCGGGCTGAGACTACGCGTGGCAGCGGCAGTCGGGCTGGGTCTGATCGCCATGGTGTTCGGCGTGTTGCGCTTCGTGTTCCTCGGCCGGATGCTCGCGCTCGCGTTCCAGGGCGCGCCGGTGAGCCAGGTCGCGCTGACTGCTGCGGGCGTCGCGGTTTGCGTGCTGTTGCGCGCCGCGCTCGATCATCGTCGCGTGGTGGTTGCGCAGCACACGGCGGGGCGCGTGCAAGCGGTGCTGCGGGCGCGACTGTTCGACCGGATCGTTGACCTCGGGCCGGCATGGTTCGGCGCCGAGCGTACCGGCGGCGTGATGCTGGCTGTGATCGACGGTGTCGAGCAGTTGCAGACCTTCTTCGGCGCGTACGTGCCGCAGTTGATCATCGCCGCCTGCGCACCGCTGATGATCTTCGCGGTGCTGGCCTGGTGGGACGTGCCGACCGCCGCCGTGCTGCTGGTTGCCGCGCTGGCCACGCTCGGCCTGCCGATGCTGGTCCACAACGCCGACAAGCAGGCGGCCATCGCAAGGGCGCGCGCGTTCAAGGCGTTCGGCGAGGAGTTTCTCGACGCGGTCCAGGGCCTGCCCACGCTGAAGGCGTTCGGCCAGAGCGGCGCGTTCGCGCAGAAGCTCGCCGAGCGGGCGCGGGCGCTATCCAGCAGCACCTTCTGGGTGCTCGCGCTCGGCTTGCTGACGCGCTTCTTCACCGATCTCGGCACGGGACTCGGCGCGGCCGCGGCGATTGCCGTCGGCGCGTGGCGGGTGAGCCATGGCGAGATGAGTCTCGAAGCCTTGCTGATCGTTTTGATGGCGGGCACGGAGGTGTTCCGGCCGTTGCGCGATCTGCGCAACGTGCTGCATCAGGGGATGATCGGGCAATCGGCGGCCTCCGCCATTCATACGCTGCTGGAGGCCCGCAGCGACGCGCCCGCCACCGGCGCCGCGCAGGTGCCGGATCTCAGTCCGCGTATCACGTTCGAGCAGGTCGGCTTCAGCTATCCAGGACGTCGCGTGATCGCGCATACCGGTCTGAGCTTCGAGATCGCCGCGGGCGAAACCGTCGGCATCGTGGGGCCGAGCGGCGCGGGCAAGTCGACGATTCTGCGTCTGTTGTTGCGCCAGCACGATGCGCAGGCCGGCACGATCCGGATTGGCGGACAGGATATCCGCACGCTAGACCCCGACCAGATTCGCGGCATGATCGCGATCGTCGCGCAGGACACCACGCTGTTCGACGGCACCATCGCAGACAATCTGCGACTCGGGCGGCACGACGCCGCCGAAGCGGACATGATCGCTGCGGCCAAAGCCGCCAATATCCACGATTTCATCCAGGCGCTGCCCGACGGTTACGCCACCCGCATCGGCGAACGCGGAGCGACGCTGTCCGGCGGGCAACGCCAACGGATCGCGATTGCCCGTGCGCTGTTGCGCGACGCGCCGATTCTCGTGCTCGACGAAGCGCTGTCGGCCGTCGACGCCGAGAACGAAGCTGTGATCCAGCAGGCGCTAGACCGGCTGATGCGCGGCCGCACCACCTTGATTCTGGCACACCGTTTGTCGAGCGTGATCGGCGCCGATCGGATTCTGGTGCTGGACCAGGGGCGCGTGGTCGAAAGCGGCAAGCATGCCGAGTTGATCGAGCGTTCAGGTGTCTATCAGCAGTTGATGGGGCCGCAGGTCTCCGCGCCCGTCGAGCGCTCCACGCTAGCCGCGCCGGCCCGTGCCGCGTCGCGCGCGGCGGGGCCCGAGGAACGCGCGCTCGCCGTCGACGCCGCCGAGATCGGCTGGGTCGACACGCTGCGCAGCTTGCTGCGTTTCGTGCGGCCATGGCGAACCCAACTGACGCTGACGGTGCTGTGCGGCATCGGCCGGGTGCTGGCGTTTATCGGCGTCGGTGCGCTAGGCGCGCTGGTGGTCGCGGGCATCGCGTCGGGGCGGCCGGTCACGACGCTGACCATTGCGCTGCTGATCAGCGCGCCGGTCGCAGCAACGCTGCACTGGCTGGAGTCGTGGATGGCGCACGCCATGGCGTACCGTCTGCTGTCCGAGATGCGTATTGCGCTGTTCGCGAAGCTCGAACGGCTCGCGCCCGCGTATTTGTTGCGCCGCCGCTCCGGCGATCTGGTGGCGCTGGCCACCCAGGACGTCGAGACCGTCGAGTATTTCTACGCGCACACCGTGGCGCCGGCGTTCGTCGCGCTGCTAGTGCCCGCCGCCGTGCTGGCGCTGCTCGCTTGGACGGCGTGGCCGCTCGCGCTGGTGCTGCTGCCGTTTCTCGCGTCGGCCGGTTTAACGCCGATCCTCGCGCGCGGCAAGATCGACCGTCTGGGCGGTCTCGCGCGTGCCGCGTTGGGACAGGTTGGCGCGCATCTCACGGAGACGATCCAGGGGCTCGCCGAACTGATCGCGTTCCAGGCCACAGGGCGTCGCCGCGCGGTTTTCCTCGATGATCTCGCCACATACCAGGCGCAGCGTTCGGCGTTGCAAGACGATTTGTCGCGTCAGAGCGCCGCGTTGGAAGTGGCGACGGGCCTCGGCGGTCTCGCCGTGGCGTTGCTCGGCGCGGTGCTGGCCGCGCGCGGCTGGTTCGCGCATGAATGGCTGCCGTTGCTGGTGCTGGTTTCCGTGGCGGCCTTCATGCCGGTGGCGGAGATCGGTCAGGTGGCACGCCAGTTGGCCGATACGATTGCGTCGACACGCCGCCTGCATGTCGTGGAGTCCGAGCCCGAACCGATCGTGGATGGCGATCAGCCGGTGCCGGCGAACCCATCGGTGCGTTTCGACACGGTGAGCTTCGCCTATCCGGGACGTAGCGCAGCAGCGTTGGACGAGGTGAGCTTCGCGGTGCGTCCCGGTAGCACGGTGGCGCTGGTCGGCGCATCGGGCGCGGGGAAATCGACGGTCGCGAATCTGTTGCTGCGTTTCTGGGACCCGCAGCAAGGGCGCATCACGTTAGGCGGTGTCGATCTGCGTGAGCTGCACTCCGACGGCTTGCGCCGCCACATTGCGCTGGTCGCACAAGACACGTATCTGTTCAACGACACGCTGGAGGCCAACATCCGTCTCGCCGGCCGCGACGTGTCCGATGCCGACGTGCGCCGGGCGTTGCAGCGTGCCGCGTTGAGCGACTTTGTGGACAGTCTGCCGGAGGGTCTCGCCACACGCGTGGGCGAGCGTGGCGTGCAGTTGTCCGGTGGGCAACGTCAGCGGGTAGCGATCGCGCGCGCGTTTCTCAAGGACGCGCCGATCCTGATCATGGACGAAGCGACCTCGCATCTCGACACGATCAGCGAACAGCAGATTCGCGCTGCGTTGGAGGAATTGATGTCGCAACGGACGTCGATCATCATCGCGCATCGTCTGTCGACGATTCAGAACGCCGATACGATTCTCGTGATGGACGCGGGTCGTGTGGTCGAAGCGGGCAGTCACGAAGAACTGCTGGCCGCGCGCGGCGCGTATGCGCGGCTTGTCGCGAACCAGTCGTGGATGGTGACCGCGTAG
- a CDS encoding selenium-binding family protein codes for MGMRPDPTFYASPKLAMEAPPEDYAYTLLLSPDFSQPDALAVIDVKPGSPTYSQVVHTVTMPNTGDEFHHFGWNACSSSLSPLTGHAFLERRYLIIPGLRSSRIYIVDTKPHPTQARIHKIIEPEEIFRKTGYSRPHTVHCGPEGIYISTLGGAGKDGTDGPPGIFIMDCETFEVLGRWEIDRGMQAKHYDFWWNLPRDYMVSSEWALPPQFENGIVPEDLLSNQYGHRVHFWDLRARRNVQTLDLGANHQMALEVRPAHDPSREYGFLGVVVDTTNLEGSIWTWWREGGQFHIEKTATIPAEPAAAELLPPLLQGFGAVPPLVTDIDLSIDDKFLYVACWGTGELRQYDVTEPRKPKLTGSVHIGGIVRRTPHANGKTFGGGPQMIEISRDGKRVYWTNSLYSTWDDQFYPEGVPAAKVMAHAEPGGGLTLDKEFWVTFPDGYRSHQIRLEGGDCSTDSFCYPSVGS; via the coding sequence ATGGGTATGCGCCCCGATCCCACGTTCTACGCATCGCCGAAACTCGCGATGGAGGCGCCGCCGGAAGATTACGCGTACACGCTGCTGCTGAGCCCCGATTTCTCGCAACCCGACGCGCTCGCCGTGATCGACGTGAAACCCGGTTCACCCACCTACAGCCAGGTGGTGCATACGGTGACCATGCCGAACACCGGCGACGAATTTCATCACTTCGGCTGGAATGCGTGCTCGTCGTCGTTGTCGCCGCTAACCGGACATGCGTTTCTCGAACGGCGCTATCTGATCATTCCGGGGCTGCGTTCTTCGCGCATCTACATTGTGGACACCAAGCCGCATCCCACGCAGGCGCGCATTCACAAGATCATCGAACCCGAGGAAATTTTCCGCAAAACGGGTTACTCGCGTCCGCACACGGTGCATTGCGGACCCGAAGGGATTTACATCAGCACGCTGGGCGGCGCGGGCAAAGACGGCACCGACGGGCCGCCGGGCATTTTCATCATGGATTGCGAAACCTTCGAGGTGCTCGGCCGCTGGGAAATCGACCGCGGCATGCAGGCGAAGCACTACGACTTCTGGTGGAATCTGCCGCGCGACTACATGGTGTCGAGCGAGTGGGCGTTGCCGCCGCAGTTCGAGAATGGGATCGTCCCCGAAGATCTGCTTTCCAATCAATACGGGCACCGGGTTCACTTCTGGGATCTGCGCGCCCGGCGCAACGTGCAGACGCTCGACCTCGGCGCGAATCATCAGATGGCGCTCGAAGTGCGGCCCGCGCACGATCCCAGCCGCGAATACGGGTTCCTCGGCGTAGTGGTCGACACGACCAATCTGGAAGGGTCGATCTGGACCTGGTGGCGCGAAGGCGGGCAGTTCCACATTGAAAAGACCGCGACCATTCCGGCCGAACCTGCCGCCGCGGAATTGTTGCCGCCGCTGCTGCAAGGCTTCGGCGCGGTGCCGCCGCTCGTCACCGACATCGACCTGTCGATCGACGACAAATTCCTCTACGTCGCCTGCTGGGGCACCGGCGAATTGCGCCAGTACGATGTGACCGAACCGCGCAAGCCGAAGCTGACCGGCTCGGTGCATATCGGCGGCATCGTGCGGCGCACGCCGCATGCGAACGGCAAGACGTTCGGCGGCGGTCCGCAGATGATCGAGATCAGCCGCGACGGCAAGCGCGTCTACTGGACCAACTCGCTGTATTCGACGTGGGACGACCAGTTTTATCCCGAAGGCGTACCGGCCGCCAAGGTCATGGCGCATGCGGAGCCGGGCGGCGGCCTCACGCTGGACAAGGAGTTTTGGGTCACGTTTCCCGACGGCTACCGGTCGCATCAGATCCGGCTGGAAGGCGGCGACTGTTCGACCGATTCGTTCTGTTATCCGTCGGTGGGCAGTTGA